The window ACAGCCTCCGGCGGTCAGAGATAGctaaacacagagaaagaaaacatggtgTCAacatcaggcaggagaaagaccAGCAGTTTTTGAAAacagctatttttctttaaaccaaAAGCATCATTGGACATAATTTTAACTTACTAGCATAAGTAATCAACAGCTAAAACTGCACACAACAAACCTGAAGAAAACAGCTATTTTGCATGACAGTATGAGTGGGAAGGAGTTCTGCCTGCTGCGGGTCAAATCTGGCTCTCTCATCACCAGGGATCTTGGGAAAGTTACTCAGAATCTCTGTGCCCACATGCCCTGAGTCAAAAAATAGGAATAGTGGTAGCACTTACCTCATAGGTTTGCTGGAAGGATTAAATCTAGTAAAATGCCAGCTGTTGTCAAACCTAGATAGTGTATTCTGCTCACTGAAAGGTTTAcaacactttttttgtgtgtgtgatatacTACGTGGAAAGAGAAGTTTGTGGTTGAAGCTAGTTTTCtggaaaatgttaataataaaatatttgtaagaaGTCAAAATTACCCAATAGAACAAGAATTGTAAATCCAAACGATTTGATTTAACATTAGGGCAAGGTGTTGACTATGGCTttttagtggattttttttttaagtctcagaTATTAAGTACGTGCCCCCATCTAATTCCCTCGATTGAATATAATATTTAAGTTTATTAAGTTCACACTTAAATTACCTTTGAACTAAAATAGATTTTGCTGTGTCAGTGAAATCTCCATGtgattatgtatttgtttaaacCAGGTAAGTGCCTATAAAACACTGTACCCAAGTAGCATAAACTTTTGGGAGCGTCATTAATAGTTTCGGTTAGCATAAAGATTTTAACTTCTTaagttaaaatagaaatttttgttGATTTGTTAAGATTTGTTAGATCTGGCTACAACCTTGGGGATCTAGGATTCTTAGATAGAAGCTGTTGTTGCCAccacttctttctttcccagTGCCAGATTATAGGTGACCAGTGTGTCTGTTGAGCTGAATTCAGCTGCAGTGCCCCTCGAGTCCTATTGCTCTGGCCTTCTCCAGTCTTCTTTTCTTGCCTGCATTGTTGAGGTCACCTTCTAACTGATCTCTCATGTTTTATTTGGCCTCTCTCCGTACCCTCTTTTAATTCATGAAATAAGGTTTACTTTATAGCAAATTCAGTCCTGTCAGATCTGCTACTTAACATCCTTTAAGTTTAGCCCTCCCCAATTGTAAGGCAGGGAATTCCATGCACATTCTCCTAGTGACAAAATGACAGCCCCTGCCAGTCTCTTCTGTCTCCATTCCTGCGTCGAGGCCTGAAATCCAGTCTTCCGTACCTACTGGAGACCAAATGTGCCAGGCTTGTCTTACAATACTTAACatttcctctgcctttctgtCTTAACCTTCTAGTCAAGTACATTAAAAACCTAGGCCCGGCCTTCGTCTCTTTCtttgccctccccaccccattcATCCCATACCTGGTTAACAATGATTTGTCCTTCCTGTGTGCCCATAGGACTCATTCCTTTAGTCTAGCACATACCACACTCATTACTTGTTCAGTGTCTTTCCAGCTCCCACCCACAGTTCCATGAGAAAGGGAacagtgttttaatttttgtttccctCCTTCTTACTGTAGTTCCCTATATACGTAGTGGagcctcaataaatattggttgaatgaatgttAATTcgtaagtaaatataaaatgtattctgttACTCATAATTATCTGAATAATCTTAATGTATGGATTGTTTGTAAAATTGAACACATTggaaaaatgttcatttattcTGTAAACATTTGCAAATGTCTACTATGATCTGGagctataaaaattttaagacaaaattcCTGTCTTCAAAATTTTCACAGTGGGATCAGGGAACAGGGAAGCCCGTATTTATCAGAGTGCTTTTAGTTTATCATTTGCTATTAAAAACATTATTGGAAGTTTGTTCACAAGATAACAAaatgtgtgtttatatttattaacTATGGTCCGACCTTTGAATGTTCCCCTAAAAATGTTACTGGATTCTAAAAGACATGAGAAGAATCAGATTCATTTTAGAATCTAAGTagatggtttctttttctttattaggcGCTTTGACTTCCGTCCAAAACCTGATCCTTATTGTCAAGCTAAGTATACTTTCTGTCCAACTGGCTCACCTATCCCAGTTATGGAGGGTGATGATGACATTGAAGTTTTTCGATTACAAGCCCCAGTATGGGAATTTAAATATGGAGACCTCCTGGGACACTTGGTAAGGATGCATCTTGGTCTTATAACTTTGGTTAATTCAATGATTTGGTTATTAAGTTGATTTTTAAGGAGTAATCACTATTTAGATGGCTGACTTTAGATCATGTTGGTGTTTGTCTTAGTACATTTAAAATGAGTAGTCAAAAATAGTTACTATCAGATTTTGTAATCTTGACAACAACAAATGTAATCACCATTATCCATTGTAATATTATGAATCTGAAACCAGCTCCTGTACCTAGCTCCTGGAAGGTGAGAAGAGGCCCAGAAGTGGCAGGGCAGGCAGGTAACACCTCTTGATTTCCATACCCTGTTGTAGTCACTTTTCCAGGTTAACCCATCACCATGTGAGGTCTGTAGAGCTGCTTCCAGAGACTGGCATGGGGGCTCCTCACACTTATTCTAAGCTCTAAGGAAATTATGAGCTTGTCCACATAACATGCAGGCCTCCTATTTGAGATGAGCCAAATAGGGGTGTAGTGGCCAAAGCCGGGGTGGATGAGGGCCTGGAGTTTGGGGCCACAGAGTGGATATGAAAATAGCAGCATGGAAGAACAGCTGAACAGTTGTTCTACTTGATATGCATTTgtgatgtgccacattttctcctATCAGGTTACCTGGACCCATGGTTGTGTCACCGTTGCTTTTATACATGTACTGTCTTTACACAGAAAATTATGCATGATGCCATTGGATTCAGAAGTACATTAACTGGCAAGAACTacacaatggaatggtatgaactTTTCCAACTTGGCAACTGTACATTTCCCCATCTCCGACCTGAAATGGATGCCCCTTTCTGGTGTAATCAAGGCGCTGCCTGCTTTTTTGAGGGAATCGATGATGTTCACTGGAAGGAAAATGGGACATTAGTTCAAGTAGCAACTATATCAGGTAAGTTTTGAAAATATAGTAATATTTGATCATTGCATCAAAAACCAAATGAAAGAAATTGTTATACTTCCATTGAAACATTTCAGTAATGTTTTACTTAGAGGTCATTTGTAAAATGTACTTTTGGAACCATTAAACTTTGGgaatttttttcatctcttatttgtattttttatttattttatttgaataggTTTGTGGCGAACTGGTTATGTTaagttacatgaataagttctttagtggtgatttctgagatttttgcgcacccatcacccgagcagtgtacactgtacccaatgtgtagtcttttatccctcacccctctccgACCCTTTTCCCCGACTTCCCAAAGttcatcattcttatgcctttgcatcctcatagcttagctcccacttacaagtgagaatacacaatgtttggttttctattcctgaagagttacttcacttggatggaattggagaccattattccaggttgctgcaaatgccattatttcattcctttttatggctgagtagtagtattccttggtatatatacaccacattttctttatccactcattgattgatgggcgtttgagctggttccatatttttgcaattgcaaattgtgctgctataaacatgcatgggAAAGTATCTTTTGCGTATAATGAGTTctcttcctttgggtagatacccagtagtgggattgctggatcaaatggcagttctacttttagttctttaaggaatctccacagtgttttccatagtggttgtactaatttacattcctaccagcagagAAGAAGTGTTCCCTTTCCCCCACATCCCgccaatatctatttttttttattttttgattatggccattcttgcaggagtgaggcggtattacattgtggttttgatttgcatttccctgatcattgcATTTCCCTGagcattttcatgtttcttggccatttgtatatcttctgagAATTGTCTATTTGTGTCCTtagccacccccaccccgcctttttttttgtttgtttttttgaggtggagttttgttcttgtcgctcaggctggagtgcaatgacacaatctcagcttgctgcaacctccacctcttgggttcaagcgattctccagccttagcgtcccaagtagctgggattacaggcgcccgccaccatgccaagctaatttttgtatttttagtagagatggggtttcgccatgttggccaggctggtctcaaactcctgacctcaggtcatctgcccacctcggcctcccaaagtgctgggattaaaggtgtgagccaccactcccggccgttaacccactttttgatgggattgtttttttcttgctgatttgagttccttgtagattctggatattagtcctttgtcagatgtatagattgcaaagattttctcccactctgtgggttgtctatttactctgctgattgttcctttggctgtgcagaagctttttagtttaattaagtctcatctatttatatttgtttttgttgcatttgcttttggtggAACCACTAAACTCTGACCCAAACTATTACTCATGCAGAACTTCACCTGTTGGTGATGAGTAGCTTATCTCTGATCTTTGAATGTTTCCCTAAAAATGCTCTTTTCCtatcataaaaatgaataaaatgataaaacattttgTACAATTAAATTGGTCTTTCTAAACGAAATAGTAAGAGAAATCCATAAAATGCCTGATTAAAGGATATGTTAActatatctgaaaaaaattttagtGATGATATTTTTATGTTGAAAAATAATAGCTACTAATATAGACTGGTTCTGGCACTGTTCTGAGTACTGTACATATATCACATCATTCATCATCACAACTTCTGGAGGTAGTAACtattattttgcctattttacagatggagaaactgaggcacagagaggttaaagttACACAGCTTAGTAAGTGGGACTCCAACCCTGGCAGTTACGCCCCATTGCCCATTCTCCTAACTACTTTGATACATTGCCTCCCAAAATGTATATGATCTTATATTGGAGACCCTCTTgagcagtttaaatattttatctttgagatttttttcttcttttggatgtATTGGAAAGTTGCTGAAAGTTGGAATTGTGTTGCAAGTGCTGCATTGTTGGTTAGTAATGAAAAGAGTTCAGCAATCCTTTCATTGGTAACTCCTTATGTGACTTGGGTCACATTTTATATCTTATTGGCCCATTGCCTCATGTGCAAAATGGAGACAATATACCATAGCATTTGAGAAGTAAGGAGCTTGTCCATATGATTTATGAAGCATTACATTATAAATTGCTGTTCCCCAGAACAGTAGAAACATCTGAAATGAAAGCACTGTTGTGACAATAATTATTCAGTGAACCCCAGGACTTGAGGAAGTAATCATGCTTCCTATTTGTATAGCTCTTTACAAATGATTTGGAGGTATGTTAACTCACGGTTCAGTGGAGAGGATAAGATACTCATTCTCTGCAAATAAGGAATTGAGGCTCAGCCAGGTAACATGACTTACTTGCCTCTCAAGGTCAAAGAGCTGGATGTAGCAGAATCAGGAATAAAACTGAGGTCTCTTAAATGTAACAAGGATCTGTTAGCCGAATGCACCATGTTGTTTTCTAATCTTTCCTGCTACTTTCTAATCAATGTGCCTTAAACCATACCAACAATACAAAAGTCCATCATTAGCGGCTCTTTCTTTCATTCCAGGCCAGTTCACACCTTTCCCCATTTCCACCTACATCGTTATCTGAAAATCCTTCCTTCTGACATAAAGTCAATGATCATATGAATGAGTGATCactatttttttgtaaaatagttcaaaataTGCCAGTACTTAAAtcttttaagtcatttatttgccTTGTGAATAATCCTGTGATTGACAAAATAGTGTTTTGAAGCATTCTTGTCTCATAAGGATAGTGGTGGCATTTGAAAGTTGAAGAATGCTAAGAACAGTATCCCCAGTTCTAATACAACAGGCTTTATTCTGTTCTACAATGTTAATTCCATAAAATTGATAAAGGCAGTCACTCTATTCATTTTACAGAACatgaagtatttattttatggaCTTAAGTTGGAGTAACCAAAGAGGTTTGCACACAGTGACAGGATGCAGTGTTTGGGGCCCAGTTCTATTAGGCATTATAAATGCCCAAGATGAGAGTTGTAACCATGCAGAGTAGTGTTTTCTGAATATTTGGAAAGATTCTTCTGGTGTAGTACAAGATGGTAGGAGAGAGGGTTAGCCATCCTGGAGTATGAACTCGGCCTAAAACATTTCCAGTTTAGTTGATTTGTTGGAAGGACTTAACATGGCAGGTGGAGAGGTCATCAGCAGCATCCCAACAACTCCAAGTACAGGGAAGAAAGAAACGTACCAAACACACAAGGTGGATGGGGTATGGTGCTTGTTCTCATAACAGTAATAGCCAGCCTTCTAGAGCAGTGGCTCCTTAGGCAGCCATTCACTCTTTATGTGTAGCATGCTTTGCAACAGTGAAGCTCCACATTTCCCACACCTCCATTTTCCTTACACTGTCTTTGCCCATTCTGCTTTTCCTCTTTCGCAATTCTTTTTgtgctttccttttctcttttgcctCTGAATCCAAGATTTGGTGAGTTGGGTAGAGAAAGAGAGCTTCTGCATTTGTATAATTTCGCTTTGACTATAGCTTAAATGATTATAGAATTAGTATGTAAGATGACTTCTCCTTATACACCTATTATATCTAATGTTTACAATTCAGAAATATCTTGTGCCTtgaagaatggaataaaattggcTGAGCTTGGATTCCTGTTGTGAAATGCAGGTGTGGAAATTCAAAACCATTGTTTACTCAGGCATCCAGTCTTAATCAAGTTAgaacattttacttaaaattaataTGATTAGGCCAGCCATGGTagctcaaacctataatcccagtgctttagaatgctgaagcaggaggatcacttgaagttgggaatttgagaccagcctgggcaatacagcaagaccctgtgttgcccaggctggtctcaaattaaaaaaaagaaaaattaaaaaattagttgggtttggtggccagtgcctgtagtcccagctactcaggaggctgaggtgggaggatcacttaagcccaggaggtcaaggctgcagtgagctgtgatgttaccaccgcactctagcctcggcaacagagggagacctgtctttaaaaaaaaaaaaaaaaaaaaaaattaacatgattAGCTTTGTTCACTAggtgactttgttttgtttttttaaactaggAAACATGTTCAACCAAATGGCAAAGTGGGTGAAACAGGACAATGAAACAGGAATTTATTACGAGACATGGAATGTAAAAGCCAGCCCAGAAAAGGGGGCAGAGACATGGTTTGATTCCTACGACTGTTCCAAATTTGTGTTAAGGACCTTTAACAAGTTGGCTGAATTTGGAGCAGAGTTCAAGAACATAGAAACCAACTATACAAGAATATTTCTTTACAGTGGAGAACCTACTTATCTGGGAAATGAAACATCTGTTTTTGGGCCAACAGGAAACAAGACTCTTGGTTTAGCCATAAAAAGATTTTATTACCCCTTCAAACCACATTTGCCAACTAAAGAATTTCTGTTGAGTCTCTTGCAAATTTTTGATGCAGTGATTGTGCACAGACAgttctatttgttttataattttgaatattggTTTTTACCTATGAAATTcccttttattaaaataacatatgaagaaatccctttacCTAACAGAAACAAAACACTCTCTGGTTTATAAAACACCTTAATTCTACTGCTCTTTTTTCTCCaatcaccagcatctgtttttcaGGGGGTGATTTTACTTTTGTGAATTCCTTAGCCTTTCTTCCTTGGTGCATAAAGTTAAAATGCACATCAGCAGAATTGCTGCATATTAACATCTCAGGACTTTTCTCTTGTAAAGAGGCTGAAATTTGTACTATATTGGCCAAAGTGAGCGAGTTAGGTGATCTTGGTTTCAATTTTCGAGCCTTTGTTAATATGGAGAATTATGGTTCATATCAGTTATGTAGGACCTTTGGACCCAAGGTCCTACAGATAGATATGGTGTgcccagattttaaaaataccttcaaaaataaaaaataccttcaGTGACATTTTCATGGTGGGAGCTCTTCTTTCTGGTATGGCAGTTACACTTTTTCACTTAAGTGCTTTAGTTTAGACTAACTTTACAACTTTTATAACTTTTGGAACCAAGTTTAGTATAgtctgattacattccattcaccTAACTTTAGACATTAGTTTAGACACCATAACTGGAGTGATTGTGCTTCTAGATGTGGCAAATCCAGTGTTAACACATATTTCTGGCTGAGATTTTGGAACTAGCTAGTAACTGGCTTGTGTTCTTTAAGCAACCTAACATCACTAAATCTTAGGATTTAGGATTGCTGTAAAGATGTAAGTTGTGTATGTTTGGCAGGTCACATTGAATGGCAGTGATAATGATTAATCAAAGAACAAATGTCATCCTTGATCTTGCCTAATGTAGTTTATGTGCCAAACTTTCCAGGGTTTTGTAGTCACCTAGATTTTAAGCTGATAGCATAGTGCTTCAGCGGTTCTTCCAACCGGGGTATGCAGGAACATGGCTGCAGACACGTTTGGGTAAACAGGCACCTTCTGACTTCTTCACTGTTTCCTGTAGTTCTCCCTCTTCCCACAAAGCTGTCAGCGCAGTGGAAGAGGTTGCGCTTCTCCGAGAGAGGACAGGTTTCTGTTAAGATCACCAAGTAGCTGTGCTTTAATTAGAGCCAGACAAGCTTTCAAGATCCTTTAAGTATTTGATGATCAACTGAACACGTTTCTATTCAAGGAGAAAACACCATTCAGTAAGAAGATGGAGTAGATATCAGATAAAACAATTCACGTTTAATATGTAAATGTACCAATTATGTGATTCAGTTTCAACTAACATTCAAGTACTTCCTGAGAAGTTAGTACATTATTATTGAGCTCTCACAGAAAGCTTAATCATAGATATAATTAACCTGATCCAAATGAGTAAACTGGACCTTAGAAAGGCTAAGTGATCTTTCTCTGGCTATCCAGCTAGTAGTAATGAAGTCAGGTCTTGAACCCCGGTTCTGCTGACTGAATTGGATGCACTATAGTACAGGCTTTTAGCACCGAAGTGTGGTCCTCAGACCAGTGCCTGCCAACCAGATGTTACTGGTCTGTGAGGAAATAAGTACAGATACTGACAGGAAGCTTTTATAAACAATTTATTGgagtgtttttgtttctgttgggtctaatttaaaaaattggagcTTGTATTTTATGTGTCTTTGGTCTTATTTTGTCTAGGAATTCAtttttgctgggttttttttcaaCTGTAGTCCCACAACAGTCTGAAAATAACCCAGTCACCAGATATCTTCCTCAAATACAGAGGGAGAACTTTCTTTCAAGCCTCCTTTAGCCTGTCGACTCCTTATAATAATGCCTAAATATTCCAAATTAATACTGCCTCTTTAACCTGCTAATTGTTTTCACAATGTTACAAGAAAACTTGGATCTGTGCATTATCACCATCTAGTGGCTAAACTCAGGCAACACGAACTTCTACCAAACTCAGGAAATTGCTCTGGAAAAACTACAGGATTTTGGATTTCCAGAACTGCCTTGAAGAGACAAAGATTCTTGTACCAAGTTTTGGTCAACTGCAAATCAAAGAACTTGGTTATGCAGGGAAAACAAATGAGGATATCTGTACCTGGAACTTTTAAACAAGATTCTAATAGTTATGTGAAAAAAGCATTCAAGATTTTTGagtaggcacagtggcttacgcctgtaatcccatcactttgggaaacTGTGGAGGAAGGATCACtgaaggtcgggagttcaagaccagcctggccaatgtggtgaaaccccgtttctcctaaaaattaaaaaaaaaaaaaaaaaaaaaaagctaggtgtggtggtccatgcctgtaatcccagctacacgtgaggctaaagcaggagaatcacttgaacccaggaggcggaggttgcagtgagctgagatggcgccactgcactccagcctgggcgacagagcgagactccgtctcaaaaaaaaagcattcaagaTTTTTCATTGTTCCTAAGAATCTTAATTAAATGAAGACAGAAAGCATCATAAAGTCAGGTAACTACAGCACAGACAGCATTAACATTTACAAAAGTATTTCTTAAGAATTAAACCTGTCAGCTCTACTTACAAGATGTAGAGCTTTCAGGTGAAGATGATTCAAGAACATGCTTTCAAAATAGTAGTTGAGAAACCAAAACA of the Pan paniscus chromosome 14, NHGRI_mPanPan1-v2.0_pri, whole genome shotgun sequence genome contains:
- the CLN5 gene encoding ceroid-lipofuscinosis neuronal protein 5 isoform X2 → MRRNLRLLPSSGADAQGQGAPRPGLAAPRMLLPPASQASRGSGSTGCSLMAQEVDTAQGAEMRRGAGAARGRASWCWALALLWLAAVQGWSRASVIPSRRHWPVPYKRFDFRPKPDPYCQAKYTFCPTGSPIPVMEGDDDIEVFRLQAPVWEFKYGDLLGHLKIMHDAIGFRSTLTGKNYTMEWYELFQLGNCTFPHLRPEMDAPFWCNQGAACFFEGIDDVHWKENGTLVQVATISDGETEAQRG
- the CLN5 gene encoding ceroid-lipofuscinosis neuronal protein 5 isoform X1, which codes for MRRNLRLLPSSGADAQGQGAPRPGLAAPRMLLPPASQASRGSGSTGCSLMAQEVDTAQGAEMRRGAGAARGRASWCWALALLWLAAVQGWSRASVIPSRRHWPVPYKRFDFRPKPDPYCQAKYTFCPTGSPIPVMEGDDDIEVFRLQAPVWEFKYGDLLGHLKIMHDAIGFRSTLTGKNYTMEWYELFQLGNCTFPHLRPEMDAPFWCNQGAACFFEGIDDVHWKENGTLVQVATISGNMFNQMAKWVKQDNETGIYYETWNVKASPEKGAETWFDSYDCSKFVLRTFNKLAEFGAEFKNIETNYTRIFLYSGEPTYLGNETSVFGPTGNKTLGLAIKRFYYPFKPHLPTKEFLLSLLQIFDAVIVHRQFYLFYNFEYWFLPMKFPFIKITYEEIPLPNRNKTLSGL